Proteins encoded in a region of the Candidatus Moanabacter tarae genome:
- the iolG_5 gene encoding Myo-inositol 2-dehydrogenase produces MSQQTKLPKSPGVSVIGLGRIGPRHAEIVSESPHATLKALVDTNKERLKEVSKSFPEVSCYTNYSTALQRDDVHIALICLPHWIHRDCAVVAASAGKHILIEKPLACTVSECDEILKTAVDHKVTVMPAHTQRFLPHIRKVKEILDSGELGKPTMAIDYWHKPFNLASRPRWMLSKETGGGMALMDGTHMIDRLLWFFGPEVTSVSGTEGNLAFPQVNADDTSMALLRWKNGLIATISRQAYSTGVTVFGGDITCTKGQIKFRMPYGKDGESGVWIGREEKYSAVELDTTQDSLKREIEGFLSAVQNGTEPPITGAHGRQVIQITEAISHSSITSREVWLG; encoded by the coding sequence TGTAATCGGTCTGGGGCGCATTGGACCACGGCATGCAGAGATTGTATCGGAATCCCCTCATGCTACTCTCAAGGCACTCGTTGATACAAATAAGGAAAGACTTAAGGAAGTTTCTAAGAGTTTCCCCGAAGTTTCCTGTTACACGAATTACTCTACGGCTCTTCAAAGGGACGACGTGCATATTGCCTTAATCTGTCTTCCCCACTGGATACACCGGGATTGTGCAGTCGTCGCGGCAAGTGCCGGAAAGCATATCCTTATCGAAAAACCGCTCGCTTGCACTGTAAGTGAATGTGACGAAATCCTAAAGACCGCTGTGGATCACAAGGTAACAGTTATGCCCGCCCACACCCAGCGCTTTCTTCCTCATATTAGGAAAGTGAAGGAAATCCTAGATTCGGGTGAACTCGGGAAGCCTACCATGGCTATCGACTACTGGCATAAACCCTTTAACCTGGCATCACGTCCGAGGTGGATGTTGAGTAAAGAGACCGGAGGCGGCATGGCCCTCATGGACGGCACTCATATGATCGACCGCCTACTGTGGTTTTTTGGCCCTGAAGTAACTAGCGTATCAGGAACAGAGGGCAATTTGGCCTTTCCTCAAGTCAACGCGGATGATACGAGTATGGCACTCTTACGCTGGAAGAATGGTTTAATCGCGACCATCAGCCGACAAGCTTACAGTACAGGAGTAACTGTATTTGGCGGCGATATCACCTGCACCAAAGGTCAAATTAAATTTAGGATGCCCTACGGAAAGGATGGAGAAAGCGGAGTTTGGATCGGACGCGAAGAGAAGTATTCTGCTGTTGAGCTAGATACCACTCAAGACTCCTTGAAAAGAGAAATTGAAGGCTTTCTGTCCGCTGTACAAAATGGAACTGAACCCCCAATAACTGGCGCCCACGGAAGACAAGTAATCCAAATCACTGAGGCTATTAGCCATTCTTCCATAACCAGCCGTGAGGTGTGGCTTGGCTGA